The Pseudomonadota bacterium genome has a segment encoding these proteins:
- the asd gene encoding aspartate-semialdehyde dehydrogenase, which yields MVRVGFVGWRGMVGSVLMQRMREENDFSGIEPFFFSTSQVGLPGPDIGRDVPALADATDVAALQELDAVVSCQGGDYTKAIFPRLRQSGWNGYWIDAASALRTADDAVIMLDPVNRPVIDQALNDGIRNFIGGNCTVSLMLMAVGGLFNAGLVEWVSAMTYQAASGAGAQNMRELIRQMGTIHGNVSQLLDDPASAILEIDRQVANTLRSGDFPVDHFGVPLAGSLIPWIDVAMENGQSREEWKAQAETNKILGRSDRPIPIDGTCVRVGAMRCHSQGLTVKLTRDVPLDEIESILREANDWVRVIPNDRDQTLEALSPAAVTGSLTVPVGRLRKMNMGPEYLNAFTVGDQLLWGAAEPLRRALRIILER from the coding sequence ATTGTGCGAGTAGGTTTCGTTGGCTGGCGCGGCATGGTGGGGTCCGTCCTCATGCAGCGCATGCGTGAGGAAAATGACTTTTCCGGCATTGAGCCGTTTTTCTTTTCGACGTCCCAAGTCGGCTTGCCGGGACCGGATATCGGCCGCGACGTGCCGGCCCTGGCCGATGCGACCGATGTGGCCGCACTCCAAGAACTGGACGCCGTGGTGTCCTGTCAAGGTGGCGACTACACCAAGGCGATTTTCCCGCGCCTGCGCCAATCGGGCTGGAATGGCTACTGGATCGATGCGGCCTCCGCCCTGCGCACTGCCGATGACGCCGTGATTATGCTCGACCCCGTCAACCGGCCGGTGATCGATCAAGCCCTAAACGATGGTATCCGCAATTTCATCGGCGGTAACTGCACCGTCAGCCTGATGTTGATGGCGGTGGGCGGTTTGTTCAACGCCGGTTTGGTGGAATGGGTCAGCGCCATGACTTACCAGGCGGCATCGGGCGCCGGCGCGCAGAATATGCGCGAGTTGATCCGCCAAATGGGCACGATACACGGCAATGTTTCGCAGTTACTGGACGATCCCGCGTCGGCGATTTTGGAAATCGACCGTCAGGTCGCGAACACGCTGCGCAGCGGGGATTTTCCCGTCGACCACTTCGGCGTACCGCTGGCGGGTAGTCTGATTCCGTGGATCGATGTCGCCATGGAAAACGGACAAAGCCGGGAAGAGTGGAAAGCCCAGGCCGAGACCAACAAGATTCTGGGCCGTTCCGATCGGCCGATTCCCATCGACGGCACCTGCGTTCGGGTCGGTGCCATGCGCTGTCACAGCCAGGGACTGACCGTCAAGCTCACCCGCGACGTTCCGCTGGACGAAATCGAAAGTATTCTGCGTGAAGCCAACGATTGGGTACGCGTGATCCCCAATGACCGTGACCAGACCCTGGAAGCGTTAAGCCCGGCGGCCGTGACCGGCTCGTTGACGGTGCCCGTCGGTCGTTTGCGGAAAATGAACATGGGGCCGGAGTACCTCAATGCGTTTACTGTGGGCGATCAACTTCTTTGGGGGGCCGCTGAACCACTGCGCAGGGCGCTCCGCATCATTCTTGAGCGATGA
- the leuB gene encoding 3-isopropylmalate dehydrogenase: MTKRILVLPGDGIGPEIVGQAVKVLEALAEKYALDVDLEHGLIGGIAYDELGSPLPERTLELARSADAVLLGAVGGEKWDTLPRDSRPETGLLRIRAELGLFSNLRPAILYPELAQASTLRADVVSDLDILIVRELTGGVYFGQPRGIRTREDGQREGFNTMRYSESEIARIVRSAAEIAMRRGKRLCSVDKANVLDVSGLWRDVATEVIQTEYPEVELSHMYVDNAAMQLVRAPKQFDVMVTSNLFGDVLSDIAAMLTGSIGMLPSASLNESSQGLYEPVHGSAPDIAGQDKANPLATILSLAMMLRYSLNEPAMADRVETAVRDVLAKGLRTADIAQGDDTVIGTQAMGEAVVAAL; the protein is encoded by the coding sequence ATGACAAAAAGAATTCTCGTTCTGCCCGGAGATGGCATCGGGCCCGAAATCGTCGGTCAGGCGGTCAAAGTGCTTGAGGCTCTGGCCGAAAAATATGCCCTGGATGTGGATTTGGAACACGGCTTGATCGGCGGCATCGCCTACGATGAGCTCGGTTCGCCGTTACCGGAACGCACCTTGGAACTGGCCCGGTCTGCCGATGCGGTGCTGTTGGGGGCCGTCGGCGGGGAGAAATGGGATACCTTGCCGCGTGACAGCCGGCCCGAGACCGGTCTTTTGCGGATACGTGCCGAGTTGGGGCTTTTCTCCAACCTGCGTCCGGCTATCCTGTACCCGGAGTTGGCCCAGGCCTCGACCTTGCGGGCCGATGTCGTCTCGGACCTGGATATTCTCATCGTCCGAGAGCTCACCGGCGGGGTCTATTTCGGCCAGCCGCGCGGCATCCGAACGCGAGAGGATGGCCAGCGGGAGGGCTTCAATACGATGCGGTATTCCGAGTCGGAAATCGCCCGTATCGTCCGCTCGGCGGCAGAAATCGCCATGCGCCGGGGCAAGCGGCTGTGTTCAGTGGACAAGGCCAACGTGCTGGATGTGTCCGGATTGTGGCGGGATGTCGCCACGGAAGTGATACAGACCGAATACCCGGAGGTCGAGTTGTCACACATGTACGTCGACAATGCGGCGATGCAATTGGTCCGTGCGCCCAAGCAATTCGACGTCATGGTCACCAGCAATTTGTTTGGTGATGTGCTTTCCGATATCGCCGCCATGCTCACCGGTTCCATCGGCATGTTGCCATCGGCGTCGCTGAATGAATCCAGCCAGGGGTTGTACGAGCCCGTGCACGGGTCCGCGCCGGATATTGCCGGTCAGGACAAGGCGAATCCTTTGGCAACGATCTTGTCGTTGGCGATGATGTTACGCTATTCGCTGAACGAGCCCGCCATGGCCGACCGGGTCGAGACAGCTGTCCGCGACGTGTTGGCGAAGGGTTTGCGTACCGCCGATATCGCTCAAGGGGACGACACCGTGATCGGGACCCAGGCGATGGGCGAAGCAGTGGTTGCGGCGCTCTGA
- the leuD gene encoding 3-isopropylmalate dehydratase small subunit yields MEAFKTLTGLVVPLDRANVDTDAIIPKQFLKSIKRTGFGPNLFDDWRYRDTGGLDVDNSKREINPDFVLNQPRYQGAQVLLARENFGCGSSREHAVWALADYGFKVVIAPSFADIFFNNCFKNGLLPIVQSAETLDRLFEAVEANPGYQLTIDLAAQIITTPDGEQFTFEVDSFRKHCLLNGLDDIGLTLQQADTIRAYEERRKAEAPWLFS; encoded by the coding sequence ATGGAAGCGTTTAAAACTTTGACCGGCTTGGTGGTGCCTCTCGATCGGGCCAATGTGGATACCGATGCCATCATCCCCAAGCAGTTTCTCAAGTCCATCAAGCGGACCGGCTTTGGGCCCAACTTGTTTGACGATTGGCGGTACCGGGATACCGGCGGCCTGGATGTGGACAACAGCAAGCGCGAGATCAACCCCGATTTCGTTCTCAATCAGCCGCGATACCAGGGCGCGCAAGTGCTCCTGGCGCGGGAAAACTTCGGTTGTGGTTCGTCCCGCGAGCATGCCGTCTGGGCTTTGGCCGATTATGGGTTCAAGGTCGTGATCGCGCCCAGCTTCGCGGATATCTTTTTCAATAATTGTTTCAAGAACGGCTTGTTGCCCATCGTTCAAAGCGCCGAGACGCTGGATCGCCTGTTCGAGGCGGTCGAGGCGAACCCCGGGTATCAGCTGACCATCGATCTGGCGGCCCAAATCATCACCACGCCGGACGGTGAACAGTTTACCTTCGAGGTGGACTCGTTCCGTAAGCATTGCCTGCTGAACGGGCTGGATGATATCGGGTTGACCCTGCAGCAGGCAGACACGATTCGGGCCTACGAGGAACGACGCAAAGCCGAGGCACCCTGGTTGTTTTCGTAG
- the leuC gene encoding 3-isopropylmalate dehydratase large subunit — MSGKTLYDKIWDAHVVKVEENGTTLLYIDRQLVHEVTSPQAFDGLRLAGRQPWRVNANLAVPDHNVPTLGRAQGIADPISRAQVDALDRNCQEFGITELTMTDKRQGIVHVVGPEQGFTLPGMTIVCGDSHTATHGAFGALAFGVGTSEVEHVLATQTLMQNKSKTLLISVDGQAAPGITAKDIVLAIIGRIGTAGGTGYTIEFAGDAIRALSMEGRMTVCNMAIEAGARAGLIAADQKTMDYVKGRPMAPQGALWEQAVAAWADLHSDPDAQFDQVVRIDAAAIEPQVTWGTSPEMVVPVSASVPDPAAESSPVKAEGMRRALGYMGLEANTSIEDIAIDKVFIGSCTNSRIEDLRAAAAVAEGKKVAPSVKLAMVVPGSGLIKEQAEAEGLDKIFTQAGFEWREPGCSMCLAMNADRLEPGERCASTSNRNFEGRQGQGGRTHLVSPAMAAAAAIAGHFVDIRKFD, encoded by the coding sequence ATGAGCGGTAAGACACTTTACGACAAGATTTGGGATGCCCACGTGGTGAAAGTCGAGGAGAACGGCACGACGTTGCTGTACATCGATCGCCAGTTGGTCCACGAAGTCACTTCGCCCCAGGCATTCGACGGCTTGCGTCTGGCAGGCCGTCAGCCGTGGCGCGTGAATGCCAATCTGGCTGTGCCGGATCACAATGTCCCGACGCTGGGGCGTGCCCAAGGTATCGCGGATCCGATTTCCCGTGCGCAAGTGGACGCGCTGGATCGAAACTGCCAGGAGTTCGGGATTACCGAACTGACCATGACCGACAAGCGTCAGGGCATTGTGCACGTCGTCGGACCCGAACAGGGCTTTACCTTGCCGGGTATGACCATCGTCTGCGGGGACTCCCACACCGCAACCCATGGCGCTTTCGGCGCCTTGGCCTTCGGCGTGGGAACCTCGGAAGTCGAGCACGTGCTGGCGACGCAAACCCTCATGCAAAACAAGTCCAAGACGCTGTTAATTTCGGTCGATGGGCAAGCGGCGCCAGGCATCACGGCCAAAGACATCGTACTGGCCATCATTGGTCGGATTGGGACTGCCGGTGGCACGGGCTACACCATCGAATTCGCCGGTGATGCGATTCGGGCGCTGTCCATGGAAGGCCGCATGACTGTATGCAATATGGCCATCGAAGCGGGTGCCCGGGCGGGGCTCATCGCAGCGGACCAGAAAACCATGGATTACGTCAAGGGTCGGCCTATGGCACCTCAGGGTGCGTTATGGGAGCAGGCGGTGGCGGCCTGGGCGGACCTTCATTCCGATCCGGATGCGCAGTTCGACCAGGTCGTACGTATCGATGCGGCGGCTATTGAGCCGCAGGTGACGTGGGGCACTTCGCCCGAAATGGTGGTGCCGGTGAGCGCGTCCGTGCCCGATCCGGCCGCTGAGTCCAGCCCTGTCAAGGCCGAGGGGATGCGCCGGGCGCTCGGCTATATGGGCTTGGAGGCCAATACCTCCATCGAAGACATTGCTATCGACAAAGTATTTATCGGCTCCTGTACCAACTCTCGCATTGAAGACCTGCGCGCTGCAGCGGCGGTCGCAGAAGGCAAAAAAGTGGCGCCGTCGGTGAAATTGGCCATGGTGGTGCCGGGCTCGGGCCTTATTAAAGAGCAGGCCGAAGCGGAAGGGCTGGACAAGATATTCACTCAGGCAGGCTTTGAGTGGCGTGAGCCGGGTTGTTCCATGTGTCTGGCCATGAACGCTGATCGCCTGGAGCCCGGCGAACGTTGCGCGTCCACTTCGAATCGCAACTTTGAAGGGCGACAGGGCCAGGGGGGGCGTACTCACTTGGTCAGCCCGGCGATGGCCGCCGCCGCGGCGATCGCCGGACACTTTGTCGATATCCGTAAGTTCGACTGA
- a CDS encoding LysR family transcriptional regulator, with product MDLNALRAFLEVAEQASFSRAAEQLHLTQPAVSKRIAALEEALGTPLFDRIARHIVPTQAGRALMPRAREILRQVDDCRRAVADLSGEVAGPLVVGTSHHIGLRRLPPVLKAFTQRYPKADLDIRFMASESICEAVEEGRLEVGIVTLPLEPPATLTVTPLWDDPLYLVFAPDHPLARKDALTPATIARYPAILPDPGTFTRQLIDQAFERHGQKLIAKVETNYMETIRMMVSIGLGWSLLPATLQGEDLITHDLASIQTRRTLGLVTHRNRTLSNVAKRLSELLYDHSAL from the coding sequence ATGGACTTGAATGCACTTCGCGCCTTTCTGGAAGTGGCCGAACAGGCTTCGTTTTCGCGTGCCGCCGAGCAGCTACACCTCACCCAACCCGCGGTCAGCAAACGAATTGCCGCCCTGGAGGAGGCGCTCGGCACGCCGCTGTTCGACCGGATCGCCCGCCATATCGTGCCGACCCAGGCAGGTCGCGCCCTGATGCCCCGCGCCCGGGAGATTCTCCGCCAAGTGGACGACTGCCGACGGGCCGTAGCCGACTTGTCCGGCGAGGTCGCCGGGCCACTGGTGGTGGGAACCAGTCACCACATCGGCCTGCGTCGGCTGCCGCCGGTACTCAAAGCATTCACCCAGCGCTACCCCAAAGCCGATCTGGACATCCGGTTTATGGCCTCGGAGAGCATTTGCGAAGCGGTGGAGGAAGGCCGGCTGGAAGTAGGGATCGTCACACTACCGCTGGAGCCGCCGGCTACGCTGACCGTCACGCCGCTATGGGACGACCCGTTATATCTCGTGTTTGCCCCCGATCATCCCCTGGCCCGAAAGGACGCACTGACGCCCGCCACCATCGCCCGCTATCCGGCGATTTTGCCCGACCCGGGAACCTTCACCCGGCAGCTGATCGATCAGGCCTTTGAGCGGCACGGTCAAAAACTCATCGCCAAAGTGGAGACTAATTACATGGAAACGATCCGCATGATGGTCTCCATCGGCTTGGGATGGAGCCTGCTTCCGGCCACACTACAAGGTGAGGATTTGATCACACACGACCTCGCCAGTATCCAGACTCGGCGTACGCTGGGCTTGGTCACCCACCGCAACCGCACACTCTCGAACGTTGCCAAGCGGTTGAGCGAACTGCTGTACGATCACAGCGCGCTCTGA
- a CDS encoding cupin domain-containing protein — protein sequence MQPIIKRFDPGAEFYTDEACYINELSNSAGDPEISIARARVEPGVTTRWHRLRGTTERYCILSGVGVVEVGDLPPQTVSPGDVVVIPPLCRQRITNSGTEDLIFLAICNPRFTPELYEEISEKSA from the coding sequence ATGCAACCGATCATCAAGCGATTCGATCCCGGCGCCGAGTTCTACACGGACGAGGCGTGTTACATCAACGAGCTGTCCAACTCGGCGGGTGATCCCGAGATCTCCATCGCCCGGGCTCGGGTCGAGCCGGGGGTCACCACGCGTTGGCACCGGCTGCGAGGGACCACCGAACGGTATTGCATTCTGAGCGGCGTCGGGGTGGTGGAGGTGGGGGATCTGCCGCCACAAACGGTGAGTCCCGGCGATGTCGTGGTCATACCGCCCCTGTGTCGACAGCGGATCACCAACAGCGGGACCGAAGATCTGATCTTTCTGGCGATCTGCAATCCGCGTTTCACGCCGGAGCTTTACGAGGAAATCAGCGAAAAATCGGCGTGA